One stretch of Francisella sp. LA112445 DNA includes these proteins:
- a CDS encoding inositol oxygenase family protein, translated as MSQAAENTFGEFRNYTDSKFQDRVERTYREMHINQNPDYVAQMKEKYFKLELGNMDVYEVFKLLENVHDESDPDNDLPQIEHAYQTAEACQNKFLKNDTEIRDNALIRSLFRDHEWQSLPKVWQDFYTEKQSLSNLYSHIKDWSWFPLVGFVHDLGKIMTLPEYGQLPQWSTVGDTYPVACPFANANVFSHREFVKESKDYEKYNSQSETHYGKYEKGCGFDDVDMSFGHDEYIYKVFEQGSDIPYEGLYLLRYHSFYPWHTPQTGGLAYQELASEKDWLLLPLLKAFQKADLYSKLPELPPKEVLEKKYTALLDKWVPKKKINW; from the coding sequence ATGTCTCAAGCAGCAGAGAATACTTTTGGAGAATTTCGTAATTATACAGATAGTAAGTTCCAAGACCGCGTAGAAAGAACTTATCGAGAAATGCATATTAATCAAAATCCTGATTATGTTGCTCAAATGAAGGAGAAGTACTTTAAACTTGAATTAGGTAATATGGATGTTTATGAAGTATTTAAACTTCTTGAAAATGTTCATGATGAGAGTGATCCTGACAATGATCTACCGCAAATTGAACATGCATATCAAACAGCTGAAGCTTGCCAAAATAAGTTTTTGAAAAATGACACTGAAATTAGAGATAACGCTTTAATTAGATCATTATTTAGAGATCATGAATGGCAAAGTCTTCCTAAAGTTTGGCAAGATTTCTATACAGAGAAACAAAGTTTAAGCAATTTATATAGCCATATAAAAGATTGGTCATGGTTTCCATTAGTTGGTTTTGTACATGATTTAGGTAAGATCATGACATTACCTGAGTATGGTCAATTACCACAATGGTCAACTGTTGGAGACACATATCCAGTTGCTTGTCCTTTTGCTAATGCAAATGTTTTTTCTCATAGAGAGTTTGTAAAAGAATCTAAAGATTATGAAAAATATAATTCACAATCAGAAACTCATTATGGAAAATATGAAAAAGGATGTGGCTTTGATGATGTTGATATGAGTTTTGGCCATGATGAATATATTTATAAAGTTTTTGAACAAGGTAGTGATATACCTTATGAAGGTTTATACCTTCTTCGCTACCATTCTTTCTATCCTTGGCATACACCACAAACAGGTGGATTAGCATATCAAGAGCTTGCTAGTGAGAAAGATTGGTTATTACTACCTTTATTAAAAGCTTTCCAGAAAGCTGACTTGTATTCAAAATTACCTGAACTACCACCTAAAGAAGTTTTAGAGAAAAAATATACAGCCCTACTAGACAAGTGGGTTCCTAAGAAAAAAATAAATTGGTAG
- a CDS encoding MFS transporter — MSLKKKDIFNYAFIALPVAFASIPIYIFLPDYYHTNYAINLTLLSIVLFILRCLDAVLDPFIGWYCDRFHKLSKISLVVVILAFIIGVYIMCVPVFSNKILNLTIGIFLSTFAFSYITIFSITKGALWLKDDNSKSIIIGAREISNIIGVLTASVLLSIFLIYLPSQRGYFLYAIVSIILIIISSIFFFKWLDKASLTDNNTQKIYSFNIKNYISHFDKQGVLLFIVYTISAVGSTLPAVTLVFFSKYVLETPDFTGVYLFTYFLGAIIFIPIIKKLALEFGILKIWAMVLILYALVFSFVFILSAGQFIAFTLICLFAGAGLAAELILPSILLAKWIDSYPERRDLGNGYYAILAFIGKFSFAIATIITFPIISYSTPANLDTILRLIYCILPCLAKVLAALIILLFYKKVFSEK, encoded by the coding sequence ATGTCATTGAAAAAAAAAGATATCTTTAATTACGCTTTTATTGCCCTACCCGTAGCATTTGCTAGTATTCCTATATATATCTTTTTACCTGATTATTACCATACAAATTATGCTATAAATCTAACATTACTAAGCATTGTTCTATTTATACTTAGATGTTTAGACGCAGTACTAGATCCATTTATTGGTTGGTATTGTGATAGATTTCATAAACTAAGTAAGATAAGCCTAGTTGTAGTTATACTGGCATTTATAATCGGTGTGTATATTATGTGTGTACCTGTATTTTCTAATAAAATATTGAACCTCACAATAGGTATATTCTTATCGACATTTGCTTTTAGCTATATAACAATATTCTCTATTACAAAAGGTGCATTATGGTTAAAGGATGATAATAGTAAATCAATAATAATTGGTGCTAGAGAAATCTCAAATATCATTGGTGTTTTGACAGCATCAGTATTATTGTCAATATTTTTGATCTATCTACCAAGTCAACGTGGCTATTTTCTCTATGCAATTGTCTCAATTATTTTGATAATTATCTCTAGTATATTTTTCTTCAAATGGTTAGACAAAGCTAGCCTAACGGATAATAACACACAGAAAATATATAGTTTTAATATAAAAAACTACATCAGCCATTTTGATAAGCAAGGTGTCTTATTGTTCATTGTATATACAATAAGTGCTGTAGGTTCTACTCTGCCTGCTGTTACATTAGTTTTTTTTAGTAAATATGTTTTAGAGACTCCTGATTTTACTGGTGTATATCTTTTTACATATTTTTTAGGAGCTATTATATTTATTCCTATTATAAAAAAACTAGCCTTAGAATTTGGTATCTTAAAAATTTGGGCTATGGTATTGATACTTTACGCTTTAGTTTTTTCATTTGTATTTATTTTATCTGCGGGGCAATTTATAGCTTTTACACTAATTTGCCTATTTGCAGGAGCTGGATTAGCAGCAGAATTAATACTGCCAAGTATATTATTAGCTAAATGGATAGATAGCTATCCTGAACGTAGGGATCTTGGAAATGGTTACTATGCAATTTTAGCTTTTATAGGTAAATTTAGCTTTGCCATAGCTACTATTATTACCTTTCCTATTATTAGCTATTCAACTCCTGCAAATCTTGATACTATTCTAAGATTAATTTACTGTATATTGCCTTGTCTTGCTAAAGTTTTAGCAGCACTGATAATTTTACTTTTTTATAAAAAAGTATTTAGTGAAAAATAA
- a CDS encoding aspartyl protease family protein — MRLLIIIILCFFINTLQAEDLGNYLIRKYDYQKLSLLDNYKNFPAPYLIGKINNNKAYILFDTGSNGISIFNSAVKQLKLKEGNSLNHSKNMAGQTSINHNVILKRIKIGNIILKNVKAGITNQPKKKQYPTIVIGTNFLNKYNAILNFSNNSIYLSTRQITPKNHYLISQKLQANNYLLINLTKLLSQHQIIPIAFNKNSPVNCLLDTGTSDLTVSDEYSKSIGLKTTSKETIKATDGTLTVADTSIASLTLNPLNTFYQKRLQLFNLKATSANIESLSKFLGVVCILGFKELKETKSIYDFSAARLYIQSDL, encoded by the coding sequence ATGAGGCTTTTAATTATTATCATTCTCTGCTTTTTTATAAACACTTTACAGGCAGAAGATTTAGGAAATTATCTGATACGAAAATATGACTATCAAAAACTAAGCTTACTTGATAATTATAAAAATTTTCCTGCTCCGTATTTAATAGGAAAGATTAATAATAACAAAGCTTATATTTTGTTTGATACAGGCTCTAATGGGATAAGTATTTTTAATAGCGCTGTTAAACAGCTTAAGCTTAAAGAAGGCAATAGTTTAAATCATTCAAAGAATATGGCAGGTCAAACAAGTATTAATCATAATGTGATTTTGAAGCGAATAAAAATTGGTAATATTATTTTAAAAAATGTCAAAGCTGGGATAACTAACCAGCCTAAAAAAAAGCAATATCCGACTATTGTTATAGGGACTAATTTTTTAAATAAATACAATGCTATATTAAACTTCTCTAATAATAGTATATATCTAAGTACTAGGCAGATAACACCTAAAAATCATTATCTAATTAGTCAGAAATTACAAGCTAATAATTATTTATTAATTAATCTAACAAAACTACTTTCACAACATCAGATTATACCAATAGCATTTAATAAAAATTCTCCAGTGAATTGTTTGCTTGATACAGGGACTTCAGATCTTACAGTATCGGATGAATATAGTAAGAGTATTGGTTTAAAAACTACCTCTAAAGAGACAATTAAGGCAACAGATGGAACGCTTACAGTTGCTGATACTAGTATTGCTAGTCTTACACTTAATCCTTTAAACACATTTTATCAAAAGAGATTACAGTTATTTAATCTTAAGGCAACTTCAGCAAATATAGAATCTTTAAGTAAATTCCTAGGAGTGGTTTGTATTTTGGGATTTAAGGAGTTAAAAGAAACTAAGTCAATTTATGACTTTTCAGCAGCAAGGCTCTATATTCAAAGTGATTTATGA
- a CDS encoding DUF2975 domain-containing protein, which translates to MEKIQKISRLFKWILFIILIFQIVAEIWYSLYGEYKFSFNNTTIYMTTEYFSEKIVFISKFLLFLIDLIPFAFVLYIILILINLFNQYTKLEIFSSKTISLYKKLGWSIICWVITCLILTPIEAIIYTYNTSDRQIYFGINTDDIYHLVIGGGVIIIAYIMQKAKEISEENELTI; encoded by the coding sequence ATGGAAAAAATACAAAAAATCAGTAGATTATTTAAATGGATCTTATTCATTATTTTAATCTTTCAAATCGTAGCTGAAATATGGTATTCATTATATGGTGAATATAAATTTAGTTTTAATAACACTACGATATATATGACAACCGAATACTTTTCAGAAAAGATCGTTTTTATTAGTAAATTCTTGTTATTTCTAATAGATCTGATACCGTTTGCTTTTGTGCTATATATAATACTTATTTTAATAAACCTTTTTAATCAATACACAAAACTAGAAATATTCTCATCAAAAACTATTTCTTTATATAAAAAATTAGGATGGAGTATAATTTGCTGGGTTATAACTTGTCTGATCTTAACACCAATAGAAGCTATTATTTATACTTATAATACAAGTGATCGTCAGATATACTTTGGAATTAATACAGATGATATATATCACCTTGTAATTGGTGGTGGAGTTATAATAATTGCATATATAATGCAAAAAGCCAAAGAAATCTCTGAAGAAAATGAACTAACAATCTAA
- a CDS encoding helix-turn-helix transcriptional regulator yields the protein MAIKINLAAIMADKKVRSKELAQAIGITEQNFSILKNQKAKAVRFSTLEAICKYLDCQPGDILIYQDDELNQ from the coding sequence ATGGCTATAAAAATTAATTTAGCAGCTATTATGGCAGATAAGAAAGTTAGATCAAAAGAATTAGCTCAAGCTATTGGAATTACCGAACAAAACTTTTCTATACTCAAAAATCAAAAAGCTAAAGCAGTTAGGTTTTCTACATTAGAGGCTATTTGTAAATATCTCGACTGTCAACCAGGAGATATTCTTATATACCAAGATGATGAACTAAATCAATAA
- the ruvB gene encoding Holliday junction branch migration DNA helicase RuvB: protein MIETDRIISANTVQSNDENVIDRAIRPKTLSEYEGQPTVREQMEIFIEAAKSRNDALDHTLIFGPPGLGKTTLSNIIANEMGVELKQTSGPVLEKAGDLAALLTNLEENDVLFIDEIHRLSPVVEEILYPAMEDYQLDIMIGEGPAARSIKIDLPPFTLVGATTRAGLLTSPLRDRFGIIQRLEFYSVEDLAKIVYRSAKLLELDITEDGAQEIAKRSRGTPRIANRLLRRVRDYAQVKGSGEINYETADKALTMLKVDPVGFDHMDHRYLLTLIEKFAGGPVGLDTIAAALSEEKGTIEDVIEPYLIQQGYIMRTARGRIATLIAYNHFKLKIPENLSSDKQQNLLI, encoded by the coding sequence ATGATTGAAACAGATAGAATAATTTCAGCAAATACTGTTCAGAGTAATGATGAAAATGTTATAGATAGAGCTATTAGGCCAAAGACTTTATCTGAGTATGAGGGTCAACCGACAGTTCGAGAGCAGATGGAAATATTTATCGAAGCTGCAAAATCTCGTAATGATGCGCTTGATCATACACTTATATTTGGTCCTCCAGGTTTAGGTAAGACAACTTTATCAAATATTATAGCTAATGAAATGGGTGTTGAGCTTAAACAAACAAGTGGCCCAGTATTAGAGAAAGCGGGCGATCTAGCAGCACTTTTAACAAATCTTGAAGAAAATGATGTTTTATTTATTGATGAGATTCATCGCTTAAGCCCAGTTGTTGAAGAGATTTTATATCCTGCAATGGAAGATTATCAGCTTGATATAATGATTGGTGAGGGTCCTGCTGCTAGATCAATAAAGATCGATCTACCACCATTTACATTAGTAGGAGCTACTACAAGAGCAGGATTACTCACATCACCTCTTAGAGATAGATTCGGTATTATTCAGCGTTTAGAGTTTTACTCGGTTGAAGATTTAGCAAAGATTGTTTATCGCTCAGCTAAGTTACTTGAGCTAGATATAACTGAAGATGGGGCACAAGAGATAGCCAAACGCTCGAGAGGAACTCCTAGAATAGCTAATAGACTATTGCGTCGAGTTAGAGATTACGCTCAAGTAAAAGGCTCTGGTGAAATAAATTATGAAACAGCTGACAAAGCTTTAACAATGTTAAAAGTGGATCCTGTGGGCTTTGATCATATGGATCATAGATACTTACTAACACTTATTGAGAAATTTGCTGGAGGTCCTGTTGGACTAGATACTATAGCTGCTGCATTAAGTGAAGAAAAAGGTACAATTGAGGATGTTATTGAGCCTTACTTGATTCAACAAGGTTATATAATGCGTACAGCAAGAGGTAGAATAGCTACTTTAATTGCATATAATCATTTTAAGTTAAAAATCCCAGAAAATTTAAGTTCAGATAAACAACAGAATTTATTGATTTAG
- a CDS encoding SDR family oxidoreductase, whose product MANYLVTGGSNGIGKALIDILKQDENNHIFNVDLAEPHDKSSSKFIKADLTKEQDIQEVVSSVKNISFDGIFLNAGVLIKGSIFDIDIESIRKVFDVNVWSNIYLIKGLKENIRQGASIVFNGSDQCFVAKSNSFAYTTSKGAIAQMTKSLAIDLAKYNIRVNAVCPGTVDTDFYRNLIQKYAQNSGISFEQAHKGEESEFPLQRIAQPQEVANLVYFLLSDKSKFMTGGLIPIDGGYTAQ is encoded by the coding sequence ATGGCAAACTATTTAGTTACTGGAGGGTCAAATGGAATTGGAAAGGCTCTTATTGATATACTAAAACAAGATGAAAATAATCATATTTTTAATGTTGATCTTGCTGAACCGCATGATAAAAGTAGTTCTAAATTTATCAAAGCTGATTTAACTAAAGAGCAAGATATCCAAGAAGTTGTATCTAGTGTTAAGAATATTTCATTTGATGGTATTTTTCTAAATGCAGGAGTATTAATCAAAGGGTCAATTTTTGATATTGATATAGAAAGTATCAGAAAAGTGTTTGATGTGAATGTTTGGTCTAATATCTATTTAATCAAAGGTTTAAAAGAAAATATCCGTCAGGGTGCTTCTATTGTGTTTAATGGTTCTGATCAGTGTTTTGTTGCTAAATCAAATAGTTTTGCTTATACAACAAGTAAAGGTGCTATAGCTCAGATGACAAAGTCATTAGCCATTGATTTAGCTAAATATAATATCCGTGTAAATGCAGTATGCCCTGGAACTGTAGATACAGATTTTTATAGAAATCTTATACAAAAATATGCTCAAAACTCAGGAATATCATTTGAACAAGCTCATAAAGGTGAAGAGAGCGAGTTCCCTTTACAGAGAATTGCACAACCACAAGAAGTAGCAAATTTAGTGTATTTTTTACTTAGTGATAAAAGTAAATTTATGACTGGAGGCTTGATTCCTATAGATGGTGGTTATACAGCTCAATAG
- a CDS encoding arylesterase, which yields MRKIIIVIVACIIIYLIYYIFFATSYNNWHIINSNPKGKTIVAFGDSLTAGYRVDKKDNYPSQLSRMINKPIINMGISGETTQQALERINSVVAKDPKIVLITLGGNDLKKRVPAGEAFDNLKQIVDILQANGALVVIGGLDIPYYTNDYANDYIKFAKDNGCLLVPNVLDGLFGNKELMVDTVHPNAKGYTIVAKEFYNVIKDYVSR from the coding sequence ATGAGAAAAATAATTATAGTTATTGTTGCTTGTATTATAATTTATCTAATTTATTATATCTTTTTTGCTACTAGTTATAATAATTGGCATATTATTAATAGCAATCCAAAAGGCAAAACTATAGTTGCTTTTGGAGATAGTCTAACAGCAGGTTATAGAGTCGATAAAAAAGATAACTATCCATCACAACTGTCTAGAATGATTAATAAGCCTATAATAAATATGGGAATATCTGGTGAAACAACTCAACAGGCTTTAGAGAGAATTAATAGTGTAGTAGCCAAAGATCCTAAAATTGTTCTTATAACTTTAGGTGGTAATGATCTTAAAAAAAGAGTTCCTGCTGGAGAGGCTTTTGATAACCTTAAGCAAATAGTCGATATTTTACAAGCAAATGGGGCACTTGTTGTTATAGGAGGGTTAGATATTCCATACTATACTAATGATTATGCCAATGATTATATTAAATTTGCTAAAGATAATGGTTGTTTGCTTGTTCCTAATGTTTTAGATGGATTGTTTGGTAATAAAGAATTAATGGTTGATACAGTTCATCCTAATGCAAAAGGGTATACAATTGTAGCCAAGGAATTTTATAATGTGATAAAAGATTATGTTAGTAGATAA
- the dxs gene encoding 1-deoxy-D-xylulose-5-phosphate synthase: protein MSKYKILDKINTPKDLKHIPESQLKELSSELRSFLVDTLDVSGGHFASSLGATELTVALHYVYNTPHDNIVWDVGHQTYIHKILTGRKDQLVTIKKDGGISGFPKRSESEYDTFGVGHSSTSISAAIGMAIGDRLKGKPSNTVAVIGDGAITGGMAFEALNHAGGIKEDVLVVLNDNEMSISDNVGGLSAHFSKIISGGFYNSIREKGKEVLKNIPPMFEFVKKIETQTKGMFVPANFFEDLGFYYVGPIDGHDVNELVKTLRILKDHKGPKLLHIITKKGKGYTKAESDPIKFHHVAPSFHTGESSSKASKPTYSNIFGNWICQKAAQDERLVGVTPAMREGSDLIRFSQEYPNRYFDVAIAEQHAVTFAGGLACQGLKPVVAIYSTFLQRAYDQVIHDIAIQGLDVLYAVDRAGLVGADGATHDGSFDLSFMRCIPNHVIMTPSDENEAHHMLDLGYEYNGPAMVRYPRGAGIGAKITDKLDLELGKSKLVREGSKIAILNFGTLLPVAKQIADKYNATVIDMRFVKPLDEKAIDDVCKSHKIILTLEENSIAGGAGSAVNEYLVANDLHKDLIIRNFGLQDQFLNHGTKDLLLDQSNLSFEKISRELDSILK from the coding sequence ATGTCAAAATATAAAATTTTAGATAAGATAAACACTCCAAAAGATCTAAAGCATATTCCTGAAAGTCAGCTTAAGGAATTATCATCAGAGCTAAGAAGTTTCTTGGTTGATACTCTTGATGTTAGTGGAGGACATTTTGCTAGTAGTCTTGGAGCTACTGAGCTAACAGTGGCTTTGCATTATGTTTATAATACACCACATGATAATATCGTTTGGGATGTTGGACATCAAACTTATATTCATAAAATTCTTACAGGAAGAAAAGATCAGTTAGTAACCATCAAAAAAGATGGTGGTATATCTGGTTTTCCAAAACGTAGTGAGAGTGAGTATGATACTTTTGGTGTAGGGCACTCTAGTACTTCTATTAGTGCGGCTATTGGTATGGCAATAGGTGATAGATTAAAAGGTAAACCATCTAACACTGTAGCTGTGATTGGTGATGGAGCTATTACAGGTGGTATGGCATTTGAAGCCCTAAATCATGCTGGTGGTATAAAAGAAGATGTATTAGTAGTTCTAAATGATAATGAAATGTCCATTTCTGATAATGTAGGTGGACTTTCTGCACATTTTAGTAAAATTATTTCAGGTGGTTTTTACAATAGTATTCGTGAAAAAGGTAAGGAAGTTCTAAAAAATATTCCTCCGATGTTTGAATTTGTCAAAAAAATTGAAACTCAAACAAAAGGAATGTTTGTTCCGGCAAACTTTTTTGAAGATTTAGGCTTTTATTATGTTGGACCTATAGATGGTCATGATGTTAATGAGCTAGTAAAAACTTTAAGAATTTTAAAAGACCATAAAGGACCTAAGTTATTACATATTATAACAAAAAAAGGTAAAGGCTATACTAAAGCTGAATCAGATCCTATTAAGTTTCATCATGTAGCACCAAGCTTTCATACTGGAGAGAGTAGTTCTAAAGCTTCAAAACCTACATATTCAAATATTTTTGGTAATTGGATTTGTCAAAAAGCAGCTCAAGATGAGCGTTTAGTAGGTGTTACTCCTGCAATGAGAGAAGGTTCTGATCTAATAAGATTCTCTCAAGAATATCCAAATAGATATTTTGATGTCGCTATAGCAGAGCAGCATGCTGTGACATTTGCTGGAGGTTTAGCTTGTCAAGGACTAAAACCAGTTGTAGCTATTTACTCTACATTTTTACAAAGAGCTTATGACCAGGTTATTCATGATATTGCTATACAGGGTTTAGATGTTTTATATGCAGTTGATAGGGCTGGTTTAGTTGGTGCCGATGGTGCAACACACGATGGTAGTTTTGATTTATCATTTATGCGCTGTATTCCAAATCATGTGATAATGACACCAAGTGATGAAAATGAAGCTCATCATATGCTTGATTTAGGTTATGAGTATAATGGACCAGCGATGGTGCGTTATCCACGAGGAGCTGGTATAGGTGCCAAAATCACAGATAAACTAGATTTAGAGTTGGGTAAATCAAAATTAGTAAGAGAAGGCTCTAAAATAGCTATATTAAATTTTGGAACTTTACTTCCAGTTGCTAAGCAAATTGCAGATAAGTATAATGCTACAGTTATAGATATGCGCTTTGTAAAACCTTTAGATGAAAAAGCTATAGATGACGTTTGTAAGTCACATAAAATAATCTTAACTTTAGAAGAGAATTCTATTGCAGGTGGAGCTGGATCTGCTGTTAATGAATATCTAGTAGCTAATGATTTGCATAAAGATCTAATTATAAGAAATTTTGGCCTTCAAGACCAATTTTTAAATCATGGAACAAAAGATTTACTATTAGATCAAAGTAATCTTTCTTTTGAGAAAATATCTAGAGAACTTGATAGTATTCTTAAATAA
- the guaA gene encoding glutamine-hydrolyzing GMP synthase gives MTDIHNHKILILDFGSQYTQLIARRVREVGVFCEIFPHDIDDEFIKEYGAKGIVLSGGPESVYDSDVKAPEIVFDLGVPVLGICYGMQTMVMQHGGEVKGSDQSEFGKAMIDVLKSDNNIFSNLESEQLVWMSHSDKVTQTGEHFEVIASSVNAPVAAVAHKTKPFFGVQFHPETTHTENGKQIVENFVVNICGCDTLWNIDNIIENDIVEIKKKVGSDKVILGLSGGVDSSVVAAILHEAIGDQLTCIFVDTGLLRLNEGDQVMEVFAEHMDINVIRVNAKDRFLRALEGACDPEQKRKIIGKLFVDIFDEEAAKIENAKWLAQGTIYSDVIESAGNNKSKAHVIKSHHNVGGLPKEMKLKLLEPLRELFKDEVRKLGLGLGLPYHMLYRHPFPGPGLGVRILGEIKREYVETLQKADAIFTEELYKHNLYHDISQAFGVFLPVKSVGVVGDQRRYEYVIALRAVVSIDFMTATWANLPYDFLSLVSNRIVNEVKKVSRVVYDVTGKPPGTIEWE, from the coding sequence ATGACAGATATACATAATCATAAAATTTTGATTTTAGACTTTGGCTCGCAGTATACGCAGCTTATCGCACGTAGAGTTAGAGAAGTTGGCGTTTTTTGTGAGATTTTTCCTCATGATATAGATGATGAGTTTATTAAAGAGTATGGCGCAAAAGGTATAGTCCTTTCAGGTGGGCCTGAGTCTGTTTATGACTCTGATGTAAAAGCTCCTGAAATAGTTTTTGATCTAGGCGTTCCAGTACTTGGTATTTGCTATGGTATGCAAACTATGGTTATGCAACATGGTGGTGAGGTTAAAGGCTCTGATCAAAGCGAATTTGGTAAGGCAATGATCGATGTTTTAAAATCTGATAATAACATCTTCTCTAATTTAGAGAGTGAGCAGTTAGTTTGGATGAGCCATAGTGATAAAGTTACACAAACAGGTGAACATTTTGAAGTGATTGCGTCTTCAGTGAATGCTCCTGTAGCAGCTGTTGCCCATAAAACTAAGCCTTTCTTTGGTGTACAGTTCCATCCTGAGACAACTCATACAGAAAATGGTAAACAAATTGTAGAGAATTTTGTTGTAAACATCTGTGGTTGTGACACTTTATGGAATATTGATAATATTATTGAAAATGATATTGTTGAGATTAAAAAGAAAGTTGGTTCTGATAAGGTTATTTTAGGTTTATCAGGTGGTGTGGATTCATCTGTTGTAGCTGCAATTTTACATGAGGCTATAGGCGATCAACTAACTTGTATATTCGTTGATACTGGTCTACTTCGTTTGAATGAAGGTGATCAGGTAATGGAAGTCTTTGCAGAGCATATGGATATTAATGTTATTCGTGTAAATGCAAAAGATAGATTCTTAAGAGCTCTAGAAGGAGCTTGTGATCCTGAGCAAAAACGTAAAATCATTGGTAAGCTTTTTGTAGATATATTTGATGAAGAAGCTGCAAAAATTGAAAATGCTAAATGGCTTGCTCAAGGCACTATATATAGTGATGTAATTGAGTCTGCTGGTAACAACAAATCAAAAGCTCATGTTATAAAATCTCATCATAATGTAGGTGGTTTACCTAAAGAGATGAAGCTAAAACTTTTAGAGCCTCTAAGAGAGCTTTTTAAAGATGAAGTACGTAAATTAGGCTTAGGTCTAGGCTTACCATATCATATGCTTTATAGACATCCTTTCCCAGGTCCTGGCTTAGGTGTGCGTATATTAGGTGAAATTAAGAGAGAGTATGTAGAAACTTTACAAAAAGCAGATGCTATATTTACAGAAGAGTTATATAAGCATAACTTATACCATGATATTTCTCAGGCTTTTGGTGTCTTCTTACCAGTTAAATCTGTAGGTGTTGTTGGTGACCAGCGTAGATATGAGTATGTGATAGCTTTAAGAGCGGTTGTAAGTATTGATTTTATGACTGCAACATGGGCGAATTTACCTTATGATTTCTTATCTTTAGTATCTAATAGAATAGTGAACGAGGTGAAAAAAGTTTCTCGAGTTGTTTATGATGTGACAGGTAAACCGCCTGGAACTATTGAATGGGAATAG